The sequence TGGAGGAGAGCAGAGCCTAAGGGGCCAGTTTTACTGCTGGAGCTGGAGGCACAACTGGGCCTGTGGTCATAGCCCCAAGGGACCATCTTGTGTATCTGATAGGAaactggataaacaaattgtCACTTCCCAAACGATACTGGTGGGAACAATAAAATGGGCTGTGGCGGCAGTCATGAATATGTTCCAGATTGTTCCTTAGTCAGGCATGGACTGACTAAAGGATCTCTCCGAACCCAGCAGGGCTCTGGTATCCAAACAAAGGGATCCCATGAGCCACAGTTACTGCATGTCCCACTAAgttccttggcctctctgagccacaggTTCTGTCTCTGGAAGAATAATGACCCCACTCCGAGGCTGTTGGAAAGGCTGAGAAGGTAACGGTGAAAACCACAGTGCTCTGTTAGCACCGTGGAGAGGCAGAGGGGAGCAGCAGGCCCAAGGCTGGCGGGGACTGAAAAAGGATCAGGGATCTGGGGGAACTGAGGGATGGATGGACAGAAGCAGAACAACCTCTCAACAATGACAGAACTGCTGGTCAAACCTTTCTCAGGTACAGATACTGTCTGGCTCTTTGTCTTCTGGAACTCAGTGAACCTGAGACGTGGGCACCATTGCTCCTATTTTACCCTTCTGACTTCAGCCCCACAACACTAAGCCACACTGAACACCAGATCCTGTCTCCTACTCTGAGCAGCAGTTACACAAAGCAATTAAGAGAGAAAGGACAGTGTGACGACTGAGATGACCAGGCAGATGTCTGTTACCTTTGTGCTTACAAACTATGGTCATGTTAACACGGAACATCAGCGAAGAACAAGAACAAACTGCTCGACAGAACAGAACAGAGTTGGGCACTGCCCGCTCCCCAACCCAACACATTTAAGACAAACTTCTTTTAACTGTTGGATACCCCAAAGAGGGTGAAGTCTGCATGGTTGGTTAGGGCATTATGTTACAGGGATGGAGTCAGGATTCAGTCCCAGGAGGTAATTCCTAAGTCTTTGCTTCCCATGATCATGCCACCTGAAGACCATAGGCAGGAAGGAACAGGCCCAGGCAGGGGTCAGGCCAGCTGGGGGTGAAGGAGAGGTGGACATTAAGGCCCAGTGAAATGCACGTGGTCCAGGAGCCAGtcagccaaggcaggaggagccaGAGTGGGCACTGCTTCTGGGCTCATGGCTCAGCCTCCCCCAAAGGGGTTCCTGGTCCCCCTCTTCATTCTGCAGGCTGTGCTTCTCCCAGAAGGGGTTGTGGCTGCTGGGGCCGGTGGGAGTTAGCAGTACACCTGGAGCAGGGGTGCCCCTGACGAGTCTGTGTCGGTGCCCTGGAAGGATGAGTCGTGGCTGGCTGGGTACCctgagggggaagggagaggaggaaacaggctcaggggACAGCTCATCCAGAGTCCATAGCCAAGGAGAAGCCTGCTGAGAAGGAGCAGAGCAGGACTTGAGCCTGGGTCAGTCTGATCCTGGCTGGGTGACTCAGTTTCTGGACCTTTCTGAGCCCTGGCCTCCCTCTCTGTAAAAGGATAATGACCTTGCTCCCAGGGGCTTGCTGTGAAGGGCAAGAAGACAGCAGCAGAATCCACATAGGGTGCCTTTCTAGCACCAGGCTGGATGGCCTCCCACCTGCCACCTTCCTCCCCAGTGACCTGGACTTAAAGGTTGGGGTCTGATCACTTCCCACTTGCCTGTTCTTGGGCACCTGGCCTCTGCTTTAAGCCAGTTTGCAGGACTGGGATGGGTCTGTGGCTGCTCAGGCCCCTTGTACCTTTGATGCCATGTTCACCACCCCAGGAAGGAAGCTGGGAGAGGGGCATGTGAGGGTCCACTAGGGTAGTCCCCCCACCCTTTGTACTCCTCATCAGCTCAGGACCACACCTGGGGCTCCATAAGGCCTCAGCTTCCGGGCGATGGCATCTGCTGTCGTCTCCTGGGAGATCTGCACTGTCAGTTCTAGGGAGGGAACATGGGGAGGGCAATGGTCATTATCACATCCCCACTCTCCATTTCTGCTCCCAGCCCAATGAGGGAGGAGCCTCTCACCCCTGGGCAGGGCTAAAACAATAATGCTTAAAACAAAGACACATAGATGGTGTGTGCGCACACATGCTGTGTTGGGTAGTTGCTTTGGTTAGGCCAGATGGGGTCAGAGGTCTAAATTCATGTGGGTCCCCCAGTCTTGTTAACCAGGCCAGGCCTAGAAGCTACTCTGGCAGGTGATAGCAGGGAAGGAGGAGCCTGTTAGGTGAGCTTGTTGAATGGAGAGAGAACCTTGTCCTTTCTGGGGACAGCAACAATGGCCAGAGAGCTGCCAGGGTCTGCATGTCTCTCAACCTGGCTCAGACCTCACTGGgaagggccagggagggagctggggaggaggacaCAAGAGTTGTGAGAAAGGAGGAGTGAGGACCTGCTGAGGGGTGGCCCACAATGGCCAGAGAGCCCAGTCCAACCCTCCCTTGGCCAGAGCCTCCCCTACTCTGCCCCTTGGTCCCATGGGGCGCCACCTACCATCCTGGCTGAGACCTGAGCCCACCATGGTCTCATGGCCACTGTCAGGGGCAGCAGCAGCCCGAGTCGAACGTCCCTCTGAGGTCTGTGGGCGGGCACGGCTCTTTCGGGTACTGATGCGAATGATGCCGCGTACCAGGCGGCCCTCAGCATCTTGCTCATCCAGGTGATAGTCCTGCGTGATGCTGCTGATGAGGTCCGAGATCTTACTGGTCTTCTCCAGGAACACGGTGTCTGATGTGCACTTGGCCAGCTCATCGATCTGGTGCACGCTGAACAGCTCCGTCAGCTTCTTGAAGATGAGCACATCGATCTCTCGGCTCGACATGGAGCCGCTGCCCATCTCGGGCAGGTCCAGGTCCGACTCGTGGAAGGAGTAATATTCCTCAGAGCCACGGGGACTGCTGGCAAGGGTGCTCGGCAGGCTGTGCCGTGTGGGTGGGGGCTCGGCCAGTGGCTCCTTGCAGCAGGAGTCCGCgtcaggggctggggaggtggtggtgcGGTAGGGATATACAGGGATGCCTTTGAGCTTGACATCAGGGTAGCTAAAGCTGCTGCCCATGGTTGACTTGAGCCGCTGGCCATCCCGCCGGCTGGCGGGCGCACGGTCGGGGCTAGGGGGCACGCCATTGTGCTCCTTGGCCCAGCTGGCTTCAGCAGCCCCTTCAGTGGAGTCCCCAGCAGACAAGCAGGGGCTGCAGCCCCGCACACAGACTCCACAGCGCTGGAGACAATCCCGGCAGCGGCGGAAGCAGAAGGCAGCCCGGCACCAGTCCCACACCCAGGGTCGCCATAGCAGGCAGCAGGTGGGGGGCTCAGTGGCAGGCTCAGCAGTGCCGGAGATGAAGGTAATGCTCTCTGGCCCATGGTGACCAGGGTCCTTGGGGTCTGGCCTACGAGTGCGGCGGCTTGGTGGGGGCTGGGATGGCTTGTCATACGTCTCCAGACATAGCTCCGCTGGCTGCTCCCAGGGTCCCAAGCGTGGAGGCCCAGATGATGGGCGGGGGTGTCCAGGGCGGGGCATGGTTCATTGCATGGTCTGCTGCAGCCAGGCACCTGCAGGGAGCCAGGAAGGAGTCAGGATCAGAGGTCAGGGACAAGCTCCTGGGCTGACCTGAGGAACTTCACACTTCTGGTTTCTGAGAAGCTTGTGATGTAGACAGGCCCAAGTATGCCCATAACCCCTAATCTATTGTGCCCCTCCCTCTGCAAAGAGGAAGTTCTCTCTGTGGTCTAACCCAGATTTCAAAATCTCCAGGGACTTCATACCCTTTGGGATGAACATCCCTTATCTGAAATCTTGCGTCTAGAAATATTTtgggtttgggattttttttggcttttggaTTACAtacattatacttaccagttgaatattcctaatccaaaaatctgaaatccaaaatgctccagtgagcatttcctttgagcatcatgtcagcgCTCAAAAcgtttcaaattttggagcacTTTGGACTTTGGATGTTCAGAATAGAGAAATTCAATttgtacaaaaaaacaaacagaaaataacaagtgttggcaaggatgtagagacaCTGGAACCCTTGCATTGCTGGCAGGAATATAAAATggagcagctgctgtggaaaacggtatggcggttcctcaaaacattaaacatagaattaccacatcactagcaattccacttttgggCATgtgcccaaaagaaatgaaagcaggctgggcacggtagctcacgcctgtaatcctagcactctgggaggccgaggcaggtggatcatttgagctcaggagttcgagaccagcctgagcaagagcaagaccctgtctctactaaaaatagaaagaaattagacggacaactaaaaacatatagaaaaaattagccaggcatggtggcgcaagcctgtagtcccagctacttgggaggctgaggcaggaggatggcttgagcccaggagtttgaggttgctgtgagctaggctgacgccacggcactctagcctgggcaacagagtgagactctgtcaaaaaaaaaaaaaaaagaaagaaatgaaagcagggactcaaacagaggTTTATAtgccaatgttcacagcagcattgttcacaTTAGCCAAAAGGTAGagacaactcaaatgtccaccaatggatgaatgactaaacaaaatgtggtatatacatacaatgaaatattactgagccttaaaaaggaatgaaattctgatacatgctacaacatgagtgAACGTTGAAGACcttatgctaagttaaataaaccagacccaaaagaacaaatattatatgGTCCCTCTTATATGAAAgctctaaaatagtcaaattcatagagacagaaaatagttctgtctggtggttgccaggggctgggggcaggcagggaatggggagtaTTGAATGAGTCAAGAGTTTcagctggggaagatgaaaaagctctggaccagcctgagcaagagtgagacgctgtttctattaaaaatagaaaaaattagctgggtatggtggtgtgcctgtagtcccagctactccggaggctgaggcaggaggatcacttgagcccaggagtttgaggctgcagtgagctatgactatgccactgcactgtatccagggtgacagagcgagactctgtctcaaaaaataaaagttctggagatggatgattGTGATAGCTGtccaacaatgtgaatgtatttaatgccacagGAATGTATGCTTAAATATGGTTTTAGaaaggttaaaatggtaaatgttatgtatattttaccacaaaatgGCTTCCCTCAGTTTCTTCCTACTGCTGGTAAGCtcctgtggaaaatgcctttccaTGACACTTGCTATGGAACCTGATCATTTACACCTTTTTgcctcctcttcatccttcaaATCAGACGTACGAATGTAACAGGTACCCTGTTAATATTTGTCTGACTCAGATTTTTCCTATTAGCAACACTTAACACCAAGcactgtttttcttcctttgattaGACAAGAAAGCTGAACCACAAAACAGATCTTTCCCCTTCTGCCTTGGTTGCTAGGAAGCTCAGAGTTAAGACTTAATTCACTCTATAAACACTGAGTCTGGCCCTGTGTTGGGTACTGTAGAACCAAAGATGAATGAACTACAGACCCTGTTCTTGATGATTCATACATGGTTTTGTAGGGAAAACAGTTGCTTAAAAGCTTATAAAAGGCATTGCAGGAGTAAATAACTCTGTCTGCAGAAGTCAGGGAAGATTATACAGTGATATTTAGAAGAGTCTTTGATCATGTGTAGGGGTTTGCTGGGTAAGAACTCTCCTTAGCTTGGATTTCCTAAGACACTGGTCCCCTATCTTTTTATCCCTGATTTAATGGCACTGGGGTCTTAAATTGGAGGTATGTGAGGAACATGGATCCGGCATCAGGATATCTGTGTTCTAGTCCCAGTTCTGGCCCTAAGAGGCTATGTGCCTTGGGCAAATCAATGCCACCTCCCTAAACAGCACCATCATCATCTCTCACCCAAATACCGTCAAGGCCTCCATTCTGGCTACCTCCATTCCTCCCTACTTGCTGCCAGCAAACACTTACAGACACCACTCTAATCAAAGGATCAAAGTTAGTATCACCAACAATGGGTTGAACTGACATCACGCTCCTCCCGAATCTATGCACTAAGAAGGATACAACATCATTTATGaagtattcctgccaaaaatgcaaaACCTGAATGtaatcatgaggaaataaatatcagataagcccaaactgagggacataacaactaaatgcaatgtgatcCCAGAATGTTTCCAGGATTAggaggaaaaattagaaattggATAATGTGGATAATTTGTGAAATTTGAAAACAgactatatattatttaatactattataatcaatgttaaattttctgaattttattacTATGGTTATATGAGATAATGGCGTATTCTTAGGAAATATACACTGAAGCATTTAGGAGTAAAGGGGCATGATGTCTGCAGCCTAATCTCCAACGGCTCAAACACAAAAAACCAGAATGTAGGTGTgtgtagagaaagaaagagaggaagggaatgtTAGCCACTGTTGAGTGGGGATGTGAAGAATACAGTTCTTTATTCCTACAATTCCTCAACCTACTCCCCTGGCCCTACTCAGAACTCCTTTTCCAGGGACTTCCAGAACCCCTAGTCAGGTGGGAGACCCTCTCCCCATGGCCTTCAGCTGGAGTCTCTGTCAGCTGAGTCTGCCTTGTACCTATTGTTTGAAGATAAGCGTCTCCCTAAGGACCATGACCCTGAAGTGCAGGGACTGTGTCTAATTCCTTTCTGCCTCAGTGTCTTGGTA is a genomic window of Eulemur rufifrons isolate Redbay chromosome 8, OSU_ERuf_1, whole genome shotgun sequence containing:
- the KDF1 gene encoding keratinocyte differentiation factor 1; this encodes MPRPGHPRPSSGPPRLGPWEQPAELCLETYDKPSQPPPSRRTRRPDPKDPGHHGPESITFISGTAEPATEPPTCCLLWRPWVWDWCRAAFCFRRCRDCLQRCGVCVRGCSPCLSAGDSTEGAAEASWAKEHNGVPPSPDRAPASRRDGQRLKSTMGSSFSYPDVKLKGIPVYPYRTTTSPAPDADSCCKEPLAEPPPTRHSLPSTLASSPRGSEEYYSFHESDLDLPEMGSGSMSSREIDVLIFKKLTELFSVHQIDELAKCTSDTVFLEKTSKISDLISSITQDYHLDEQDAEGRLVRGIIRISTRKSRARPQTSEGRSTRAAAAPDSGHETMVGSGLSQDELTVQISQETTADAIARKLRPYGAPGYPASHDSSFQGTDTDSSGAPLLQVYC